The DNA sequence GGAGCCGGGGCGGCGGACCGGCGCGCCAGGGAGGGCCGGTCACTAATATTCGCATTCTATCAGTGAACCCGAAACTCGTCAGCAGCTCACTCATATTTCACAAAAAAGTACGGGCATGCTGTGTCACAAAGGCCCTCAACAATGGCCGGAAATGACTCATTTGCATAAGAGTAGGGTCGCAATTAAATGAGTAAAGTGAAGTGTCGGAATGAGCTGTAGGCGGGCCGGGGTGGTGCATTCTCATTTGGGCCGGATGACATCGAACTAATTGTGATTGCCGCATTACGGCCGTATGTTGGGGAATGTGAATGACGTCACACGCATCTTGTCTTTGATCGAACAAGGCGATCCGCACGCCGCGGAAAAGTTGCTGCCGCTCGTGTACGAAGAGCTTCGCATATTGGCCGCTCGGAAACTGGCCCACGAGAAGCCGGGGCAGACGCTGCAGGCCACCGGACTAGTACACGAGGCGTGGCTGCGGCTAGTCAACCCAGCCGCGGATGTCCAGTGGCAAGGTCGGGCCCATTTCTTTGCAGCCGCGGCCGAGGCGATGCGCCGGATACTGGTCGATAGCGCTCGGCGAAAACAGAGCCGCAAACACGGCGGGGGTTGGGTCCGTCAAACCGTTCTACCGGATGACATCCCAGCGATAGCCCAGCTCGATCCGTCAGAGATCCTGGCCGTGCACGAGGCATTGGAGCGGCTCGCCAGCAAATCCCCTCGCACCGCCGAGCTCGTCAAACTTCGATACTTTCTCGGCTGTACCCTCGCTGAGGCCGCGCCGATCTTGGGCATTGCTCCGGCAACGGCCGAAGAGGATTGGACCTACGCCCGCGCCTGGTTGCGACGGGAATGGCACCGGGACGAGAAAAATCCGTAGTCGGCGAAAAAAGTCGCCGGGGGTTTGCCGGGCGATCTCGCATTGACTGATGGAGAGGCACCATGACCGGCGAACCCATTCTATCCGATCGCGAGATCTTTAAGCGGGCGGTCCAGTTGCCCACGGCAAACCGCGCCGATTACTTGGACGAAGCCTGTGGCGACAACGCGGAACTTCGCGAAGAGGTACAGTCCCTGCTTCTGGCGCACGACGCTTCCAAGAGCTTTATGGAGAGGCCCGCCCTGGAGATGTCCGCGAACCTGACGGCCCGTTATCAATCGCTGGCCGAAGTGCCAGGGACAAATATCGGCCCCTACAAGCTGCTGCAGCAGATCGGCGAGGGCGGCATGGGCACGGTGTTCATGGCCGAGCAGACTGAGCCGCTCCAACGCACCGTGGCGCTGAAGGTCATCAAGCCCGGTATGGACACGCGGCAGGTAATCGCCCGTTTCGAGGCCGAACGACAGGCCGTCGCGATGATGGACCATCCCAATATCGCCAAAGTGCTGGACGCCGGCACGACCGAAAGCGGAAGGCCGTATTTCGTCATGGAGCTCGTCAAGGGCGTGCCGATCACACAGTACTGCGATGACAAACACTTGCCGGTTCGCGCCCGGCTGGAGCTTTTTGTGCAGGTCTGCCAGGGGGTGCAGCATGCGCACGAGAAGGGCATCATCCATCGCGATATCAAGCCCAATAACGTGCTTGTGGCGGAGTACGACGACCACGCCGTTCCCAAAGTGATTGACTTTGGCGTGGCCAAAGCCACGGCGCAAAAGCTCACGGAACGGACGTTGTTCACGGAGTTCGGCCAGGTGCTCGGGACGATGGAGTATATGAGCCCTGAGCAAGCTAAGCTCAACCAACTCGACGTCGATACCCGTAGCGACATCTATTCGCTGGGCGTGTTGCTATACGAGCTGCTCGCCGGCTCGACGCCATTCACGCGAGAGCGGCTGAAAGAGGCGGCGTTTGATGAAATGCTGCGAATCATTCGTGAGGAGGATCCGCCAAAGCCAAGTACGCGGCTGAGTTCGAGCGATGCACTTCCGGCAATCGCCGCCAGTCGTGGGTTAGAGCCATTGAAGCTGAACCGGCTAGTACAAGGCGATCTGGACTGGATCGTCATGAAGGCGCTGGAGAAAGACCGCAACGCACGGTATGCCGCGGCGAACGAACTCGCGGCCGACCTTGCACATTGGCAGCGGGATGAACCCATCAGCGTCCGGGCGCCCGGTCTGGCGGCGCTGCTGCGCGTTTGGCTGCGGCATAACTTCGGTTCGAGCAGCTGGGCTGTGGCCATCGGCGTGATCTGGGGGCTCTTGGGCGGCCCCGTCGTTTGGCTTGTGATGCTTAACCCGCTCGAGCTGTCGATCGGCGTAAGGCGTGCGCTGTACTTCGCTGGAGTTGCCCTGATAAGCGCCCTCGGACCTGCCATCGTCTGGCTCGTGCGGCCGAAAAACGCCACGGCCGATCTCGCTGCGGGCACCATCACCGGCACATTGGCTGCCGTCATTACTTATACGCTGACCTGGGGCTGGGTTGCCGTTTCAATCGCCGGCATACCGCACGGCATCTGGCTCGGAATGGCCACCGCGCTCGGGTTCAAATGGTCGATTGCGGTGATCGAGACGCTGGCGGCAGGGATGCTGCTGCGCCGCTACGGACAAGTCAGCTCCATGATCGGGCCGTACGCAGAGCTGATCGTACCCGCGAACCTGGCGGTGGTATTTGCGTGCAGTGCGCTGTTTCGACTCGTGACGGTGGGACTGGGTGAGCGATTTTGGCATCCGATTATGGTCCCGCTGCTCGCTCTCGCCGCGATCAGCGCTCTCGCGAGATGGCCCTGGTACGTCCGCGTTGTGCTGCATGCCGCATGGGTGGCGAGCCTGTGTAAATTCCTGACCCTGTAGGTCGACAAACAAGAGGTCGAATCGAGGGAAGTAGATCATTGCCCGTCGTCATTGATTTCTCACGCCCTGAAAGAAAAGCGGTCGTTGAGGCTCACCG is a window from the Planctomycetia bacterium genome containing:
- a CDS encoding ECF-type sigma factor; translated protein: MNDVTRILSLIEQGDPHAAEKLLPLVYEELRILAARKLAHEKPGQTLQATGLVHEAWLRLVNPAADVQWQGRAHFFAAAAEAMRRILVDSARRKQSRKHGGGWVRQTVLPDDIPAIAQLDPSEILAVHEALERLASKSPRTAELVKLRYFLGCTLAEAAPILGIAPATAEEDWTYARAWLRREWHRDEKNP
- a CDS encoding serine/threonine-protein kinase, which gives rise to MDEACGDNAELREEVQSLLLAHDASKSFMERPALEMSANLTARYQSLAEVPGTNIGPYKLLQQIGEGGMGTVFMAEQTEPLQRTVALKVIKPGMDTRQVIARFEAERQAVAMMDHPNIAKVLDAGTTESGRPYFVMELVKGVPITQYCDDKHLPVRARLELFVQVCQGVQHAHEKGIIHRDIKPNNVLVAEYDDHAVPKVIDFGVAKATAQKLTERTLFTEFGQVLGTMEYMSPEQAKLNQLDVDTRSDIYSLGVLLYELLAGSTPFTRERLKEAAFDEMLRIIREEDPPKPSTRLSSSDALPAIAASRGLEPLKLNRLVQGDLDWIVMKALEKDRNARYAAANELAADLAHWQRDEPISVRAPGLAALLRVWLRHNFGSSSWAVAIGVIWGLLGGPVVWLVMLNPLELSIGVRRALYFAGVALISALGPAIVWLVRPKNATADLAAGTITGTLAAVITYTLTWGWVAVSIAGIPHGIWLGMATALGFKWSIAVIETLAAGMLLRRYGQVSSMIGPYAELIVPANLAVVFACSALFRLVTVGLGERFWHPIMVPLLALAAISALARWPWYVRVVLHAAWVASLCKFLTL